DNA from Dama dama isolate Ldn47 chromosome 5, ASM3311817v1, whole genome shotgun sequence:
GTGGCCACATCTGAGTTCCAACGTGAGTCACGATGCCACTCTGACTCCGTTCCTGCCTCTGTGTGGGGTGTCATGGTGGTCTCACCTTGGACCCCTGCCTGGGTTCTTCATTGGCAGAGAGGGAACAGGTGGATCAGAGGCACCATGCTCACTGATGTTTGAATTTGCAGGTTCATCTCTTGCAAGgcagcccctcctcccagccagcAGTGCCTGCGAGTGGATCCTAGTGCTGGAGATTCACTCGGGGGGCTGCACGAGAGATGATAACCCTGTTTCACtccattttgcctttaaaaaattctttattggcagtgtggagtcttagccactggaccaccagggaagttccaattttgccttttaatgtagaaaaaatatcacTCTTTTATAAGGTGGTTAAACACAAACGAGAGAACCCCCAAATACGAATCATGAAGAGTCTAGTTACAAATCACTGCTCATTCTCCCTCTGATTTATTTCAACCCAGGCTTGAGTCAAAGCCTGTTCAGAGATGTGTTTACAGTTTCAATCCTTCAAACTTGGGACAAACTGATACCCTATGAGGCTCaagaccttgtgtgtgtgtgagtaaaaTGGTCAAGTTCTCAAAAAGTCTTAACATCCTTCCTAGTGATGGGTTTCTCCTCAGGATATCCAGGTGAACAGAGAGTTTGATGATCTTGCCAGTTCAGTGAAGGTCATCCTTCCAGGGCTTTGCATAAAGACGGCTGCCCGAAGAGTGGAGTACAAAAAAGAACTGCTGGCCATCTTCAGGCCATCTGAATGACTATGTGTTGTGTGACTTTCTTCTCTCCCATGGGCCACTTCAACTTCAAGGTGCCTTTCAACGCATGACTCCACTGAGGCCCCATGTCAACCAGGTGGAAGTCCTACAGAGCTGGCCTTCATAGTGACTGAGACATCAGTGTTAACCAGGGCCTTCCATTGTTCTCATTCAGGTCACAGATTTGTactcctagagaaatgaaaacacgtccacacaaaaacttgaacatagatgttcatggcagcattatccATGATATACACAAAATGCAAATACCCACCAACTGATGAGCGGATAAATAGAATGTAGTGTacttatacaatggaatattacttggcaataaaaaggatgaaatttgggatgatggaaatgttctaaaattgattacggtaatggttgcacaatttCAGTAACATACTAAAAGTATTTGAATTGTGTACTTCAGATGAATTGTATGATATGTGAACTGTGTTTTATAcagttaagaaaaaaaggaacgaAGTAATGACATGtgcgacaacatggatgaaccactACCCTAAGTGAAAGAAGTTTATCATAAAAGACCACTTATTGCACCAATTTAACTGGGTGACTTGTCCAATATGTACATCACATCTCAGAAAAACTGTtacctctatatatatatatatatatatatacacacacacacactgtttgaTCCATATTGTGTGGAAAAAATGATGTATAAATGTGTATACTAgcagaaaaaccaaaaaaaaagacccaaaacaaaacaaccctggCACATTAATAATGCTTATCTCTAGGTTGTGGCTTTatggcttttatttcctttctattttcttgcattttcaactcttcacactcagtatgtgttACTTTTACTATCAGAAAAATAAGTCGTGCGTAAGACCAGGCCGGCAGCACAGGTCTTGAGTCTGCTGCGTTCTCGGCGCCTGAGGAAGGAGGGCCCCCCACACCCACGACAACGTCCTAACCTGAGGCGGTGCTCGGGGCCAGGAGGTGACGGAGGGTAACGGGAGCCAGGCCCTGCGGGATGAGCGCCCGTGAGGAGCCCCAGGAACCTGCTCTCCCGGCTCCCAAGCGGGGCAGCACTCCTCGGTGACCCTCCACCCTGTAGGGCGGGGAGAGGACCTCACAGTCGGAGCGCGAGGCTGGGCCAAGCGCCGCAGGACGCTCCCCCACTTCCCTGTAGAGCCAGCAAATAACCAAGCCAGTTATTACATCAAGgccccacaccctccccagtTAACCAGGAGGCTCCGGGCGGAGAACCGCGAGGTGAGGCGGCATAGACCAGACCGCGCCTGCCGCAGGGTGCGTGAGGGGCGGGAGGGGCAGTTTGAGGAGACCGAATAAGGAGACCCGGCGCGCTCCGCCTCCCGCGTGCAGCCTTCCCGCCAAAGCCACGTCCAATCAGAACGCGCCACAAACCGGGAGTCCCGTGTGAGTCAATCAGAGGCGGGATTCTAGACTCCGCCCCACCCCACAGCGCTCTGGACCAATGGGCATCGGCGGCGGCGGCGTGCGGTCCACGACGACGTGGGGGGCTGGTCCGAGGAGCACGAGGCTTGGCGTAGGCAGTTGAGCTGCGGCGGCGGCGAGAGCGGTTGGGGTCTGTGTAGCGGCGGCGGCGGTTGAGCTCATCATGGTACGGATGGACGGAGCGGGAGGTCGGGCGGGCGGGCCAGGAGGCCTGGAGGCCGTGTTAGTGGTCGGGGGGTTGAGACCAAGGATGCCGGAGAAGCCCGTGTGGGTTTCTGGTGCGAATCACTCAGCGACCCGAACAGAGGCTGAGAAAGAGAACCTGCGAAGGCAGAGCCGCACTTCCCAAGAGTATCGACGTCCGAGGGCCTCAGCGGCCAGCGCGCCTTAGCGTGTGGCCCAGGGCTCAGGGGAGGCAGGTGGCCCCAGGTCCAGCCTCTGGGGCGCGAACAGTGGGCAGTGCCGGGCTCCAGAGGTTGGGGCGGGCGTGCTCGGGAAGGAGGTCATCTACTGAgaacggggcggggcgggggggggggggaggccaCAGGGTTTGGTCTGCGGGAGCTTTCAGAGAGGACATGGAGCCAGGGACAGGAATTATCATTAACCAAACTTCAGTGATCCAGGCGAGGATGGCAATGCGCTTGCCTTTCTATGGACAGTGAGAAATGATTTCTCCGAGCGATTCCTTTCATTGTTAGTCAGGTGGACATAGCCTGTGCTGATCATGGAGCTCCCCAGCCACACTTTGTAAATAAAGACATTAGGTCACAGAGCTGACCCTCAACACACTGGGGCTGAGCAAGCAAGAGTGACACAGGCATTCTGTGAAATACAGCTGTTCTGGATTCAAAGCGAATACCATGTGTTTGAAAACTGTGTGGCTGGGTGGATTTCACAGGCCTTCCCAGGGTGCTGTTAGAGTCTCTTCTGGAGGAGTGAGTGCCCTGTCCCCGGAGAAGGTCTTTCCAGAGCCCAGTGCTTCCCTCTGGAATGAGGTGCGGGGACTGCTGCCTCATGTTGATCTCTGAGATGTGGTGCTTGTGTGATACAAAACAGGACCAAGCTCCTAGGACTGTAAGTTAGAATTTAGGGTGGGTGGCACACCTCAGATCTCACTTGATCTTCTCTATGTATTTGTTAGGATGATGTGTCTAAATACAGCCAGATGGTTAGGGAATGTAGAATTACATTCCAAGCAGGAAACAGAgggtacatttaaaatatttaataggtACTGTGAGTGCAACCTGTTAGAAGATACTACTTATACAGATACGGGCAGGGTTTAAGGAGACCCCCAAAGGACAGTGCAGAATCCCAGCACGTGACATTTGGGAGCCATTAACTCCTAGGCTCGGGGGGCAGTTTCTGACGACCGCTGACTGCCCACCCTCTGTGCCCTTGAAAAGGAGCCCAAGACAGCCTGATGGGGAGGGAGCCAGGAGCAACCACCTTGACCACACCTTCCTCTAACCTCCATCTATTGCTGCTGACTGACATGGGCTGATGTGGCCAGAAGCTAGGGGGAACAGTCCACACTGGTCAGCCTGGAACCAGAGCTGGTTGGAGAACAGAGGGTAGACCTAGAGGGGCAGGCAGAACAGACTTAGGTCCCATCcagttttccttttccattacTGCTTATCCTTCGGTCAGGACGCAATCAAAATGGCTATTTCTCTAGAGAAGTACTGACACTGGCCATAACATGGAGTTTGTTACTGACATTATATGGCTTGCAAGTATTAAAGTAACTGAATTTACCTATGGTAGCAAACACGTAGACTTTGGGGCTAATTCTGGCGCTATCAGCTCACGTGTTTTGGAGCAAGCCAGTTTTCACAAGGTTAAAAGGGTCACATAAGGCTCCTTGAAAACAAGGTTTGAGAAGCTCTGAGACACTCTAGAGGCACATAGAAACATTGAGTTAACATCTGCATGCCACACAGATGTTTACTCTTGAAAATCCtgctttgaccacttccagtgtaccttgattcgtggacctaacactccaggttccttgGCCATGTTGTTCTTGCAGCATCGGACTttcctttcaccaccagacacgtcCACAACGGggcgttgtttctgctttggctcagccttttctttccctctggagctctttctctgctcttctccagtagcatgttgggctcCTATCGACCTGGGAAGCTTGtgagaaaaagtctgaaaagaccttaaaaaaaccaaaagataTTAGATCTATTAATTTAAGAAGTCAGGTACATCTGCATGCCACGCAGAGACCCCTGCCGTGTTGCTGGGCCTCACTCATTGCTCTGCTTCCAGCGCGAGTGCATCTCCATCCACGTGGGGCAGGCGGGCGTCCAGATCGGCAACGCCTGCTGGGAGCTGTACTGCCTGGAGCATGGCATTCAGCCCGACGGCCAGATGCCCAGCGACAAGACCATCGGCGGCGGGGATGACTCCTTCAACACGTTCTTCAGCGAGACGGGGGCCGGCAAGCACGTGCCCAGGGCCGTGTTCGTGGACCTGGAGCCCACCGTGGTCGGTAGGTCACCTCCCACTTGGCAAGGGAAGCCCAGCACCTTTGCCGGGCACACACAGGTCAGAAGCACGAGGTAGTTTCCGAGGGGAGCGGCCGTCCAGGAGACGACGGACAGTCACCCCGGAGCCCGGGAGACCCAGGCCACGGGGGTGCCCGGGGCAGTCAGGCTGGCATCCGTGCAGGGTGCAGGGCCATCCCAGTGACGTCTGGGTGGAGCGGTGGGTGTGGGCGAGGTGCAAACAGAGCCGCCTGGGCACTCCCGTCCTTCGGGAACCGGCCACACTGGCACTTGTTCCGGGTTGATGGACCCTCGGGAGCCGTGAATGGCAGATGGGCGTGTCTGTCTCGGAGACTGCCTGGGAGACCTGACCCCCAGCCTGGGAGGAGCGGCGCAGGCCTGCAGGTAGGTGGGTCCTGGAGCCGCCGCGGGGGTGAGGTGGCGTCCTCCAAGCCTGGCCGCTGTCCCCCGCAGACGAGGTGCGCACGGGGACCTACAGGCAGCTCTTCCACCCGGAGCAGCTGATCACCGGGAAGGAAGACGCGGCGAACAACTACGCCCGCGGCCACTACACCATCGGCAAGGAGATCGTCGACCTGGTCCTGGACCGCATCCGCAAGCTGGTGAGAAGGGCCCGGGGAGCTCCCGGCTGGGACGGGGGGCCCGGATTCTCGGCGGCGCATGCGGCCCGGCTCACGCCTCTCCCTCCCACAGGCGGACCTGTGCACGGGGCTGCAGGGCTTCCTCATCTTCCACAGCTTCGGGGGCGGCACCGGCTCGGGCTTCGCGTCGCTGCTCATGGAGCGGCTCTCGGTGGACTACGGCAAGAAGTCCAAGCTGGAGTTCGCCATCTACCCGGCGCCCCAGGTCTCCACGGCCGTAGTGGAGCCCTACAACTCCATCCTGACCACGCACACGACCCTGGAGCACTCGGACTGCGCCTTCATGGTGGACAACGAGGCCATCTATGATATCTGCCGACGCAACCTGGACATCGAGCGGCCCACCTACACCAACCTCAACCGGCTCATCGGGCAGATTGTGTCCTCCATCACGGCCTCCCTGCGCTTTGACGGCGCCCTCAACGTGGACCTGACCGAGTTCCAGACCAACCTGGTGCCCTACCCCCGCATCCACTTCCCCCTGGCCACGTACGCCCCGGTCATCTCGGCCGAGAAGGCCTACCACGAGCAGCTGTCCGTGGCCGAGATCACCAACGCCTGCTTCGAGCCGGCCAACCAGATGGTCAAGTGTGACCCTCGCCACGGCAAGTACATGGCCTGCTGCATGCTGTACCGGGGGGACGTGGTCCCCAAAGATGTCAACGCGGCCATCGCCACCATCAAGACCAAGCGCACCATCCAGTTTGTGGACTGGTGCCCGACCGGGTTCAAGGTAGGCTGGGCGGCAGCGCGTGTGCAGCTTTCTGCCTGTGGCCGGCCCCGGGGCGGGGTGCTGACCCGCTGCGGAGGGTCCCCTGTCCCCGGGCGGCTGGGCTGCAGGGACAGCAAGGTCGGTAATCAGTGTGTTCGATGCCTGGATCGTGATAAGTACTTCATGGACCTTTACTTCTTACAACCAGCCCATAGCGCCATGGGCTGACAGTACCAACATCTTACACTTCAGAGACAGACGCTGAGACAGCTTTTAGAACCTCATAGCCTCAGGGTCAGTGATGGAGGAGGGAGCTTTCAGAGACTTCTGACTGCAGGCCTGCAGGTTTCCCCACTGTGCACCCAAGAACCTTGTCAGAGTCTGGTATCATTCTGTGACTGGGCTTAGATTTCACATTACTTCAGTCACCAGTTGTCACTGAATCTTAAGCGACAGTTATGTTTTTGTGGAGAGGCTCTTGTATTCATTATGCGATATTTTCTGTGGGACCAAGAGTGGCTCACCGCTgtttctccaagccagacttggAATGCCGCCTCCCACACAAAACGACACTCAGAAGTGGCTCCTCCAACTGTGTTTAGTGTCACAGTGAAACGTCTGCCCAGAGAAGAGCATCCTGAATTTGGAGCCAAGTCCCAGAAGGTCCCACTTTAGACCCGTGACCGCCAGGCTAAGTGCCTGGCCACGCCTGGGCTTGTTAACCCTGCGCCCTCTTCCTCGTTGAGTCCTTTTTCACAAGTGATCTTCGTTAGATAAAGCGCTGGATCCTGCGTCTGAGCCCTGATGCATCCCTTCGGTGTGCTGGGAGTTGCCATCCCCAGGGTCTTTGCAGACACAAAGTGAGGACAAGTAGCAGCGATGCGTGGGTCATCGTTTTCCCATTTAAATACCGAGCTTGCCTCTGACCAGCCCACGCTGTGCACCCACCTGGCCTCTGTCAGCCTCACTGCCAGACCCCTTGACACGGACCACCTGAGGGTGTTTGACTCACACGTGTAAATGACTCACAGGGGTAAAGTGTGTATTTCTCACCAATTAGAAATATCCACGAAATTAAACCTTCCGTAGATGTTTGCAGGCCTATGAGGTTAGGTCACAGGTTGGGGTTGGAAgcttttttttgccatgccacacggcatgggggatcttagtccCTGGGCCAGACGTCAGCCCTTGGCCCCTGCAGGAAATCGCAgcgtctggaccaccagggaagtctttttcttcttccactgTTCTTGGTTTCAGGACGTTTCTTTTCAGCCCTTGCTTTTGACCTTTGGAAGGCAAGGCTGCCATCCACGGCCGCCTCAGCTGGGCAGCGCTGTGTGGGGTGCCGGGCACTGTGCCCAAGCTTCCCGTCCTGGCCAAGTCTGGAGGGAGGTTAGGAGGTCACACTGCTGTCCCCACGCAAGACAGTTCACCCCCGATGGACGGTGTTGAATCCTCACTTGCCTGAGTGACTTCACGTGTTGACAGGTGTTTGCTCAGGGGTGCACTATTTTCGTGGAACGTTTTTCCATGTTTGTATCAGGTTTTCTCATTATGAAAGTGTGTATGTGGCAAGATTATTTTAGTCATGCAGAAGGCTGAAAAGCTTAAGTCCTCTTCTAAAAGTGAAAATGTAGGATATTAAACACTGGCAAATACTGCCAAAAAATACAGCACCCGTTCCTACATGGCATCATCTAAAGTAGGTCCACggcccacattttaaaaaacaagctccaaaaaataaaaaaattaaagtaaataaaaaacaagCTCCCATTTCCGAGGCCACACTCCGAGTTGACCATGTTCTCCTTCTCCGGCAGGTGGGCATCAACTACCAGCCCCCCACGGTGGTCCCGGGGGGCGACCTGGCCAAGGTGCAGCGGGCTGTGTGCATGCTGAGCAACACCACGGCCATCGCCGAGGCCTGGGCCCGCCTGGACCACAAGTTCGACCTCATGTACGCCAAGCGCGCCTTCGTGCACTGGTACGTGGGGGAGGGCATGGAGGAGGGGGAGTTCTCGGAGGCCCGGGAGGACCTGGCGGCGCTGGAGAAGGATTACGAGGAGGTGGGCGTGGACTCGGTGGAGGCGGAGGCCGAGGAAGGGGAGGAGTACTGAGGGCGGCGCGGCCGCAGCCCCGCACCCGTTTCCCCGACGGTCCCGTCACAGATGTGTTTCCCTATTAAAGTTTTCGTGTTGAGCATCATCTGCGTGTGTTGCTTTCGGCCCAATCCCCCGCCAGATACCCGCCTTTCCAAGTGAGCCTCGGGAAGAACCGTGTTCCTCCCCGACGGCAGTGTTGCGGCAGGGCCGCACGTTTGACTGGCCATGCAGAGCATCACCTGCTGCGTTAACCCGGAAAGTGGCGGAGGGCGGATGGTGGATGCACGCTCCACCTACAGACGTCGGGTCAGCGCGCTCCTCGGGGGCAGGAAGCGCACCCGAGCGGGTCTACGAATCGGAACCCGCGCTCCCCGGAGGAGTGGCGCTAGAGCCTCCCGCCCGGCCCAGGGAAAACCCCTCTCCCGGAGGAAGCG
Protein-coding regions in this window:
- the LOC133057971 gene encoding tubulin alpha-3 chain, whose product is MLGSYRPGKLRECISIHVGQAGVQIGNACWELYCLEHGIQPDGQMPSDKTIGGGDDSFNTFFSETGAGKHVPRAVFVDLEPTVVDEVRTGTYRQLFHPEQLITGKEDAANNYARGHYTIGKEIVDLVLDRIRKLADLCTGLQGFLIFHSFGGGTGSGFASLLMERLSVDYGKKSKLEFAIYPAPQVSTAVVEPYNSILTTHTTLEHSDCAFMVDNEAIYDICRRNLDIERPTYTNLNRLIGQIVSSITASLRFDGALNVDLTEFQTNLVPYPRIHFPLATYAPVISAEKAYHEQLSVAEITNACFEPANQMVKCDPRHGKYMACCMLYRGDVVPKDVNAAIATIKTKRTIQFVDWCPTGFKVGINYQPPTVVPGGDLAKVQRAVCMLSNTTAIAEAWARLDHKFDLMYAKRAFVHWYVGEGMEEGEFSEAREDLAALEKDYEEVGVDSVEAEAEEGEEY